In one window of Bacteroidales bacterium DNA:
- a CDS encoding AAA family ATPase gives MNLSVYYNIPVRDGQTLLFLDEIQACPQAISSLRFFYEKRPALHVVAAGSLLEFALQELPSFGVGRIDNLFMFPLSFDEFLLGMGEERLYQLKKSNGFDAPLSLPVHEKLLEYLRKFLVLGGLPEVVHSFAENKDYLQVQQILDRLISGYEDDFCKI, from the coding sequence ATGAACCTGTCGGTCTACTATAATATTCCTGTTCGGGATGGACAAACACTTCTTTTTCTGGATGAGATCCAGGCATGTCCCCAGGCTATTTCTTCACTTAGGTTTTTTTATGAAAAGAGGCCCGCGTTGCATGTAGTTGCAGCGGGTTCCCTGTTGGAGTTTGCCTTACAGGAACTTCCGTCATTTGGTGTCGGGCGAATCGATAATCTCTTCATGTTTCCCCTCTCCTTCGATGAATTTTTATTAGGAATGGGTGAAGAGCGGTTATATCAACTCAAAAAAAGTAATGGTTTTGATGCTCCTCTGTCGCTCCCCGTCCATGAAAAATTGCTGGAATATCTCCGGAAATTCCTAGTACTTGGGGGCCTTCCTGAAGTAGTTCATTCATTTGCAGAGAACAAGGATTATCTTCAGGTACAACAAATCCTCGACAGATTGATCAGCGGGTATGAAGATGATTTTTGCAAAATTTAA
- a CDS encoding WD40 repeat domain-containing protein — MKNKNRNILLVIGFVMVCLMAGILACRNHKPAPAPEITEAPMEENEEPYEIMSPDSNYRIVLDTMAHVWNVRSSEKVCDFYIHYSAESLDMGIKQLEFHPKSPIFLVLDNMNILSAYDYISGSCIEYNDEYYEQRNHISFSEDGKYLLMVDYAESAVEMLQWPGLKYIATGYLGRYRNNFDWKEKNGLITFYYDEGDGQCKIEFPHRTKSGEIGFSEEEVVEKAK; from the coding sequence ATGAAAAATAAAAACAGAAACATTCTTCTGGTAATTGGATTTGTAATGGTATGCCTGATGGCTGGCATACTGGCATGCAGGAATCATAAACCTGCTCCTGCTCCTGAGATTACTGAGGCTCCGATGGAAGAAAATGAAGAACCTTATGAGATAATGAGTCCGGACAGCAATTACAGGATCGTTCTTGATACGATGGCGCATGTGTGGAATGTACGTTCCAGTGAAAAAGTATGCGATTTCTATATCCACTATTCAGCCGAATCCCTTGATATGGGTATAAAACAACTCGAGTTTCACCCCAAAAGCCCTATTTTCCTGGTATTGGACAATATGAATATCCTCTCTGCCTATGATTATATCAGTGGTAGTTGTATTGAATACAATGATGAATATTATGAGCAAAGAAATCACATCAGTTTCAGTGAAGATGGCAAGTATCTGCTTATGGTTGATTATGCAGAATCAGCGGTTGAGATGCTTCAATGGCCCGGATTGAAATACATCGCAACCGGTTACCTCGGACGATACCGCAACAATTTTGACTGGAAAGAAAAGAATGGACTGATAACCTTCTACTATGATGAAGGGGATGGACAGTGTAAAATTGAATTTCCGCACAGGACTAAGTCGGGCGAGATTGGGTTTAGTGAGGAGGAGGTGGTGGAGAAGGCAAAGTGA
- a CDS encoding DUF4143 domain-containing protein: MIFAKFKKRVPVSRLKEVFQYAVFQAGKKFNASKASDSSNHARSKRLLTCWRWPDWCIVQHTAANGIPLGAEVNPKNFKIILFDHGIFQRILGLELSSYLTETDFTSVNKGTLAEQYVGTEIIKNHARNSRPQLYYWHREKRAAVPRWIISFKRIIKNSQLKGKLEGKMQGLRLFLQEKRSGGRHAFSFGKLWQSTYPGTPLLMR; encoded by the coding sequence ATGATTTTTGCAAAATTTAAAAAACGGGTTCCTGTATCACGATTAAAAGAGGTATTTCAATACGCTGTATTCCAGGCAGGAAAGAAATTCAATGCATCTAAAGCATCCGATTCATCGAACCATGCCAGATCAAAGAGGCTCTTGACTTGCTGGAGATGGCCGGATTGGTGTATCGTGCAGCACACAGCAGCCAATGGTATTCCTCTAGGGGCGGAAGTGAATCCCAAAAACTTTAAGATCATCCTTTTCGATCATGGAATTTTTCAGCGTATCCTGGGTCTGGAGCTTTCATCTTACTTGACAGAAACAGATTTCACTTCGGTAAATAAAGGAACTCTGGCAGAACAATATGTAGGTACAGAAATCATTAAAAACCATGCCCGAAATAGCCGTCCGCAACTCTATTACTGGCATCGGGAGAAAAGGGCAGCAGTGCCGAGGTGGATTATCTCCTTCAAAAGAATCATAAAAAATTCCCAATTAAAGGGAAAATTGGAGGGGAAAATGCAAGGTTTGCGATTATTTCTACAGGAAAAAAGATCAGGAGGAAGACACGCATTTTCCTTTGGAAAACTTTGGCAATCGACATACCCGGGTACCCCCCTGCTTATGCGGTAA